One region of Cuculus canorus isolate bCucCan1 chromosome 6, bCucCan1.pri, whole genome shotgun sequence genomic DNA includes:
- the WDR75 gene encoding WD repeat-containing protein 75 isoform X1 translates to MPVPGGSRRAAGHHGAGAAVPAGKMVAPGALRVVRCGGSPRHGARAVFSNDSKYLLCASGDFVKMYSLATEETLRLLGGHGGLVTGVQLNPHNCMQLYSSSLDGSIKLWDFMDGIPIKTFTVGHKLLALYALASSEDSVFVVVPKSSERDTFQLVSVKLTKAAGQDLEAKELSVVLDSVDASPKCIAFGRAGEYVASVKEVNLQVYFFKQKQLNRFSVSAVKAKSGNNHFTCVACHPKEDCIATGHADGKIRLWRNFYHRKEYTFSTLHWHHDTVMDLAFSVEGTSLLSGGVESVLVLWRNESDYQKDFLPRLGSAIEYISMSPDGAFCCTLHTDNRITIINSNLRFSKSIQGLIKSMDIKTGLVVDPRTKALVLNGEPGHLQFYSLQSDQQLFSLDIVQRQYIHQAGLKQVDLVKVAFSAQGKWLATVEEREEVTDPELQLKLWFYDEETQSFKLNTRINTPHEDHITGMCFRDMDESEDDSLLLVTAGRDCVFKVWVMVEDTDPEAQQSVSWSCDFVGSYHNYQATNCCFSEDGSLLAVSFEETVTVWDSVTWDLKCTFCHPPGKIRNICFGRLTCSKYLIGATDYGFLCCWNLLNCALEWSAHLNILVLQPDPLSEYIAAVSWLSKESSLFVFKPNEPRPIYIQRNLCKEKIQLAAFVPRDEPEMISAEKYLWLRRSQLFFLTDTQELMTLSTKSLEERLTPASKQLAVEEGLLVTPFSLLFGRHRRQQSQEDLGKLAVHNKHWQDSPAVKELLHTPAHVLPSASFLCPIFINSLLISKENKSAEEVSDEVEMESENTEDDSDEERDAAEMEQEDTNPMELLGETICKLSKSQDKELRKIRKMDYSWISAF, encoded by the exons ATGCCCGTGCCGGGCGGAAGTCGACGCGCCGCCGGGCATCACGGGGCGGGTGCGGCGGTTCCGGCAGGGAAGATGGTGGCGCCGGGGGCGCTCCGCGTGGTGCGGTGTGGCGGCAGCCCCCGCCACGGGGCCAGGGCCGTCTTCTCCAATGACTCCAA GTACCTGCTCTGCGCCTCGGGCGACTTCGTGAAGATGTACAGCCTGGCCACCGAGGAGACGCTGCGGCTGCTGGGGGGCCACGGCGGCCTGGTGACGGGCGTCCAGCTCAACCCCCACAACTGCATGCAG ctctATTCTTCCTCTCTTGATGGCAGCATTAAGCTTTGGGACTTCATGGATGGCATTCCCATTAAG acttTCACTGTAGGACACAAACTTCTGGCACTGTATGCGCTTGCTAGTTCTGAGGACTCAGTGTTTGTTGTCGTTCCAAAGAGTAGTGAAAGAG ATACATTCCAGCTGGTCTCAGTTAAGCTGACAAAAGCAGCAGGCCAAGATTTGGAAGCCAAGGAGTTGTCAGTGGTTTTGGACAGTGTGGATGCATCACCAAAGTGTATTGCATTTGGAAGAGCA GGTGAATATGTGGCATCAGTGAAAGAGGTTAATCtccaagtttatttttttaaacagaaacagttGAACAG GTTTTCTGTAAGTGCAGTGAAGGCAAAAAGTGGAAACAATCACTTCACTTGCGTAGCATGCCATCCTAAGGAGGATTGTATTGCAACTGGCCATGCTGATGGAAAGATTCGTCTCTG GAGGAATTTCTACCACAGGAAAGAGTACACATTTTCCACTCTGCACTGGCATCATGATACTGTCATGGATCTAGCTTTTTCTGTGGAGg GAACCAGCTTGCTAAGCGGCGGAGTTGAATCTGTTCTAGTTCTGTGGCGCAATGAGTCCGACTATCAGAAGGATTTCCTCCCTCGTTTGGGATCTGCTATTGAGTACATCTCCATGTCACCTGATGGCGCATTTTGTTGCACCTTGCATACGGACAACA gaaTTACAATAATCAACAGCAACCTAAGATTTTCCAAAAGTATTCAAGGGCTAATCAAAA GTATGGATATCAAGACTGGTCTTGTGGTTGATCCTAGAACCAAAGCTTTGGTTTTGAATGGAGAGCCTGGCCACTTGCAGTTTTATTCTCTACAAAGTGACCAACAGCTGTTCAGT TTGGATATTGTACAACGACAATACATCCATCAGGCAGGTTTAAAACAAGTTGACTTGGTAAAAGTTGCATTTAGTGCACAAGGCAAGTGGTTAGCAACagtagaagagagagaagaagtaACTGACCCTGAGTTACAGTTGAAGCTGTGGTTCTATGATGAAGAAACACAAAG cttTAAACTGAATACTAGAATAAATACGCCCCATGAGGACCACATAACAGGCATGTGCTTTCGTGACATGGATGAATCGGAAGATGACTCTTTGCTACTGGTAACAGCTGGCAGAGATTGCGTGTTTAAAGTCTGGGTGATGGTAGAAGACACTGATCCAGAGG CACAGCAAAGTGTGAGCTGGAGTTGTGACTTTGTAGGCAGCTACCACAACTACCAAGCTACTAACTGCTGTTTCTCAGAAGATGGCTCTCTGCTTGCTGTTAGCTTTGAAGAAACTGTCACTGTGTGGGATTCAGTTACTTGGGATCTTAAGTGTACGTTTTGCCATCCACCTGGAAAAATAAG GAACATCTGCTTTGGGAGACTAACATGTTCCAAGTACCTTATTGGTGCCACTGATTATGGCTTTCTGTGTTGCTGGAACCTGCTCAATTGTGCAT TGGAATGGAGTGCCCACCTCAACATCCTAGTTCTGCAACCCGATCCCCTTTCAGAATATATTGCTGCTGTCTCATGGCTCTCAAAAGAGTCCAGCT TGTTTGTGTTTAAACCAAATGAGCCCCGGCCAATCTATATCCAGAGAAACCTTTGTAAAGAAAAGATCCAGCTTGCTGCCTTTGTTCCAAGAGATGAACCTGAAATGATCAGTGCAGAAAAATACCTTTGGCTAAGAAGATCCcaactattttttcttacagataCGCAA GAGCTAATGACGCTTAGCACAAAGTCTTTGGAAGAGAGGCTTACACCAGCAAGCAAACAG CTGGCAGTAGAAGAAGGTCTTCTTGTGACTCCGTTTAGCTTGCTGTTCGGAAGACACAGACGTCAGCAATCACAAGAGGATCTTGGAAAACTAGCTGTCCATAATAAGCATTGGCAAGATTCACCTGCTGTCAAAGAG cTTTTGCACACTCCAGCACATGTTTTGCCATCTGCTTCCTTCCTCTGTCCtatatttattaattcattgcTCATCTCCAAAGAGAACAAAAG TGCTGAAGAAGTTTCTGATGAAGTGGAAATGGaaagtgaaaacacagaggATGATTCAGATGAAGAAAGAGATGCTGCTGAAATGGAACAAGAAGATACAAATCCTATGGAATTATTAGGAGAGACGATATGTAAACTGTCTAAATCACAGGACAAAGAGCTAcgaaaaataagaaaaatggattACAGTTGGATATCGGCTTTCTAA
- the WDR75 gene encoding WD repeat-containing protein 75 isoform X2: MPVPGGSRRAAGHHGAGAAVPAGKMVAPGALRVVRCGGSPRHGARAVFSNDSKYLLCASGDFVKMYSLATEETLRLLGGHGGLVTGVQLNPHNCMQLYSSSLDGSIKLWDFMDGIPIKTFTVGHKLLALYALASSEDSVFVVVPKSSERDTFQLVSVKLTKAAGQDLEAKELSVVLDSVDASPKCIAFGRAGEYVASVKEVNLQVYFFKQKQLNRFSVSAVKAKSGNNHFTCVACHPKEDCIATGHADGKIRLWRNFYHRKEYTFSTLHWHHDTVMDLAFSVEGTSLLSGGVESVLVLWRNESDYQKDFLPRLGSAIEYISMSPDGAFCCTLHTDNRITIINSNLRFSKSIQGLIKSMDIKTGLVVDPRTKALVLNGEPGHLQFYSLQSDQQLFSLDIVQRQYIHQAGLKQVDLVKVAFSAQGKWLATVEEREEVTDPELQLKLWFYDEETQSFKLNTRINTPHEDHITGMCFRDMDESEDDSLLLVTAGRDCVFKVWVMVEDTDPEAQQSVSWSCDFVGSYHNYQATNCCFSEDGSLLAVSFEETVTVWDSVTWDLKCTFCHPPGKIRNICFGRLTCSKYLIGATDYGFLCCWNLLNCALEWSAHLNILVLQPDPLSEYIAAVSWLSKESSLFVFKPNEPRPIYIQRNLCKEKIQLAAFVPRDEPEMISAEKYLWLRRSQLFFLTDTQFFYRLKRRRCVCPFHLTDKIF, from the exons ATGCCCGTGCCGGGCGGAAGTCGACGCGCCGCCGGGCATCACGGGGCGGGTGCGGCGGTTCCGGCAGGGAAGATGGTGGCGCCGGGGGCGCTCCGCGTGGTGCGGTGTGGCGGCAGCCCCCGCCACGGGGCCAGGGCCGTCTTCTCCAATGACTCCAA GTACCTGCTCTGCGCCTCGGGCGACTTCGTGAAGATGTACAGCCTGGCCACCGAGGAGACGCTGCGGCTGCTGGGGGGCCACGGCGGCCTGGTGACGGGCGTCCAGCTCAACCCCCACAACTGCATGCAG ctctATTCTTCCTCTCTTGATGGCAGCATTAAGCTTTGGGACTTCATGGATGGCATTCCCATTAAG acttTCACTGTAGGACACAAACTTCTGGCACTGTATGCGCTTGCTAGTTCTGAGGACTCAGTGTTTGTTGTCGTTCCAAAGAGTAGTGAAAGAG ATACATTCCAGCTGGTCTCAGTTAAGCTGACAAAAGCAGCAGGCCAAGATTTGGAAGCCAAGGAGTTGTCAGTGGTTTTGGACAGTGTGGATGCATCACCAAAGTGTATTGCATTTGGAAGAGCA GGTGAATATGTGGCATCAGTGAAAGAGGTTAATCtccaagtttatttttttaaacagaaacagttGAACAG GTTTTCTGTAAGTGCAGTGAAGGCAAAAAGTGGAAACAATCACTTCACTTGCGTAGCATGCCATCCTAAGGAGGATTGTATTGCAACTGGCCATGCTGATGGAAAGATTCGTCTCTG GAGGAATTTCTACCACAGGAAAGAGTACACATTTTCCACTCTGCACTGGCATCATGATACTGTCATGGATCTAGCTTTTTCTGTGGAGg GAACCAGCTTGCTAAGCGGCGGAGTTGAATCTGTTCTAGTTCTGTGGCGCAATGAGTCCGACTATCAGAAGGATTTCCTCCCTCGTTTGGGATCTGCTATTGAGTACATCTCCATGTCACCTGATGGCGCATTTTGTTGCACCTTGCATACGGACAACA gaaTTACAATAATCAACAGCAACCTAAGATTTTCCAAAAGTATTCAAGGGCTAATCAAAA GTATGGATATCAAGACTGGTCTTGTGGTTGATCCTAGAACCAAAGCTTTGGTTTTGAATGGAGAGCCTGGCCACTTGCAGTTTTATTCTCTACAAAGTGACCAACAGCTGTTCAGT TTGGATATTGTACAACGACAATACATCCATCAGGCAGGTTTAAAACAAGTTGACTTGGTAAAAGTTGCATTTAGTGCACAAGGCAAGTGGTTAGCAACagtagaagagagagaagaagtaACTGACCCTGAGTTACAGTTGAAGCTGTGGTTCTATGATGAAGAAACACAAAG cttTAAACTGAATACTAGAATAAATACGCCCCATGAGGACCACATAACAGGCATGTGCTTTCGTGACATGGATGAATCGGAAGATGACTCTTTGCTACTGGTAACAGCTGGCAGAGATTGCGTGTTTAAAGTCTGGGTGATGGTAGAAGACACTGATCCAGAGG CACAGCAAAGTGTGAGCTGGAGTTGTGACTTTGTAGGCAGCTACCACAACTACCAAGCTACTAACTGCTGTTTCTCAGAAGATGGCTCTCTGCTTGCTGTTAGCTTTGAAGAAACTGTCACTGTGTGGGATTCAGTTACTTGGGATCTTAAGTGTACGTTTTGCCATCCACCTGGAAAAATAAG GAACATCTGCTTTGGGAGACTAACATGTTCCAAGTACCTTATTGGTGCCACTGATTATGGCTTTCTGTGTTGCTGGAACCTGCTCAATTGTGCAT TGGAATGGAGTGCCCACCTCAACATCCTAGTTCTGCAACCCGATCCCCTTTCAGAATATATTGCTGCTGTCTCATGGCTCTCAAAAGAGTCCAGCT TGTTTGTGTTTAAACCAAATGAGCCCCGGCCAATCTATATCCAGAGAAACCTTTGTAAAGAAAAGATCCAGCTTGCTGCCTTTGTTCCAAGAGATGAACCTGAAATGATCAGTGCAGAAAAATACCTTTGGCTAAGAAGATCCcaactattttttcttacagataCGCAA tttttttaTAGACTAAAGAGGAGGAGATGTGTTTGCCCCTTCCACTTAACAGACAAAATCTTTTGA